The genomic region CCGGGCGTGCATTTTCCCGTGGAGTTACGGCTGAAACACGGCGACGGAACCTGGCGGCCGATGGAGATCACGCTGAACAACATGCTCGGCGATCCCGCGGTTCAGGGGTTGGTGCTCACCTACCGGGATATCACGGAGCGTAAGGAGTTTGAAGAACAGCTCCGGCATCAGGCGTTCCACGATGTTTTGACGGGACTTCCCAATCGCGCCCTGTTTTTGGACCGACTGGAGCACGCGCAGGCGCGCGCGCAGCGCCAGGAAAAGCTCGACGCGATTTTGTTCATCGATCTGGACAACTTCAAGGTCGTCAACGACAGTCTGGGGCACGAAGCGGGAGACACGCTGCTTCGCTCCGTCAGCGGACGACTGATCACCTGCATGCGTCCGGAAGACACGGTCGCCCGGCTGAGCGGCGACGAGTTCGCGGTCCTTCTCGAAGATGTCGGCGAGCTGGACGCGATCGTTATCGCGGACCGCTGCTCCGAAGCGCTGCGCGCGCCGTTTATCCTGGGGGAGCGCGAGGTCTTTATCACGGCCAGCATCGGACTGACCGTCAGCGCGCCGGGCGGCTCGGACCCAAGAAATTTACTGCGAGATGCGGATATCGCAATGTATCAAGCCAAGACCGGGGGCAAGGCGGCCACCGCGCTGTTTGATCGCAGTATGACCGACCGCGCATCCGAGCGGATGGAGCTGGAAGGGGACTTGCGCTGGGCGATCGATCACGGCCAGCTGCGTCTGCATTACCAGCCGATCGTGTCGCTGGAGTCCGGGCGGATCCGCGAGGCCGAAGCTCTTGTCCGCTGGGAGCACCCCAAGCGCGGCTTGATCCCGCCGGCGAAGTTTATCCCCATCGCCGAGGAGACCGGTCTGATCATTCCTCTTGGGAAGTGGGTGCTGGAGGAAGCGTGCCGGCAGGCGCGCGACTGGAGTGAGACAACAAAGGAGGGCGCGGCGATGATTATCGGCGTCAACCTGTCCACGCGCCAGTTCCAGCAAAACGATATTGTGGACGACATCGCCGGCGTGCTCGGCCGCAGCGGCCTGCCGCCGGCGCATCTGAAGCTGGAGATCACGGAAAGCCTGATGGCGCTGAGTCCCGACGACACCGTCGCGAAGCTGCACGATCTGAAAGCGCTCGGCGTGCATCTCGCGGTGGATGACTTTGGCACGGGCTATTCGTCGATGTCGTATCTCGCCAACTTCCCGCTGGACACGCTGAAGATCGATCGCTCATTCGTGCAAAGGATCGGGGAGCAGCCGGAGGCCGAAGCGATCATCCAGGCCGTCATCACGCTGGCGAAGACGCTGAACCTGTGCGTCACCAGCGAAGGCGTCGAAACCGCCGAGCAAAAAGAAGTCCTGCGGAAAATGGGCTCCGATCGCGGCCAGGGATACCTCTTCTCGCGCCCGCTGACCGCCGCCGCGTTCAGCGAGATGCTTTCCGACCGCGACGCCGTTTCTTCGGGCTGACCCCATTCTTCCCATTCCCGCAATGCGTTATCTGCGCTGAGTCTGCTCCATCATACGCGCGTTAAGTATCTCCAAAAGGCGTCGGAGCTCAAGCATCTCCCCCGGCCCCATGAGCTGGGCGACCTGGTTTTCCAGCTCCGCGCTTTTCTCCATCGCGGCCTGCTGGACCGCGAGTCCGCTGGGCGTCAGGTGCGCGAGCTTGGCGCGGCCGTCCGTCGGATCGTCCTTGTATTCGACGTATCGATGCTCGCGCAGGTAATCCACCAGATATCCCATACTCTGCTTGGTCATCTGCGCCTGCTCCGCCATCTCGGTGACACGGGATCCGTCCGGCGAGATCGTGCGAAAAACCACGCCGTGCGCGGGGCGGATCACTCCGCCGCTGACTTCGGACATCTGCCCATAGACCGACGCCGACAAAATCTGATACGGCCCGCGCAGCAGCGCGCCGAACGTCTGGCGCTGATCCGTGATGTTCTTTCTTCGAGAGCGTGGCGTCCTGGAAATATTTTTTTGCGAATTCATAAGGACATCTTGACATATAGACAGATAATATGTCTATAATAGTCAGTCTGTATTACTAAATTGTTCACAGGAGGAGATTTTCACATGGCGTCCACTTTGATTGAAACCGGCGCGGCGGCGCGCGTTCCCAAGCTCATCGAGCTCGGCGCGGCAAACACTAAGAACGTGTTCGGCGTTCGGGTCGATATTCTTTTGACCGGCGACGATACGGCCGGCCAGTTCTGCTCCTATGAGTGTTTCGTGGAGCCTGGCGACGGGCCGCCGCCGCATGTGCATTCGGACGATGATGAGACATTTTATATCGCGGAGGGCGAGTTCGAGGTCCTGGTCGGCGACTCCGTCAAGACGGTGCGCGCGGGAGAGATCGCGCATCTGCCACGCGGCGTCGCGCACACGTTCAAGAATATCGGCGCGGCGACCGGCCGCTTGCTCGGGACCGCGACGCCCGCCGGGCATGAGCACTTTTTCTCGGACGCGGACCAGCTGACGCGGTCGGGCAATCTCACGCCGCAAACCGCCGCCGAAGTTTGCCTGCGATATGGCATCACCTTGCTGGGATAAGAGGGAATCTTGGATGGGCGTGGTCTGGAACGAGCGGGCCGCGCCTCCTCCAAAAAATAACAAGAATAATTTTTCGGCCGAAATACATTTTTGGGAATTCTCGGGTATAACAACGCAACACGAGTTTTCCCCCTCGTAACCTTCTTTTTCCCTCAAGTTTGATGCCTCTCCTCTGATCCTTCGGTCTCTTCGGTTATCCGTCGCGCCTCTGATCTCAGCAGCAGCAGACTGCCGAGAAAAAGAGGTTTATTCCGAAAGGAGCCATCTCTTCCATGGCCACAAAATTGTACGTCGGTAACCTGAGCTATCAAACCAAGGATCAGGATCTCAACCAAGTGTTTGCCGAAGTCGGCAACGTTACCAGCGCCCAGGTCGTCACCGACCGGTACACGGGCGAGTCGCGCGGCTTCGGTTTCGTCGAAATGGCGACCGAGGACGAAGCGCAGCAGGCGATTGCAGCCATCAACGGCCGCAACGTCGATGGCCGCGCCCTGGTGGTCAATGAGTCCCGCCCGCGTGAAGGCGGAGGCGGTGGCGGCAGCCGCGGCGGTGGCGGCGGCAGCCGTGGCGGCGGCGGCAGCTATGGCGGCGGTGGTGGATACGGCGGCGGTGGCGGCGGCGGCCGTTACTAAGCCTGACGCTTGCGTCTGAAGGAAACAGGTCCGCGATTGTTTTTGTCAATCGCGGACCTGTTTTTTTGCGCCGCTATAAATATTTGGTCGTAGCGAGCGTTTAAACGTTAAACGCCGGTGGAAATTGTGCCATAATGTCACGAATATGGCGCCAAATTCCAAGCAACGATCTTCTTCACCCACCCATTTGCCGACTAAAGTGGCCGAAGCCCTGCGTGAGCGCATCCGTTCGGGGCACTACCAGCCCGGCGAATGGCTGCCCGCGGAGCGCGTGCTGACCGAGGATCTGCATGTCCATCGCCGCGTCGTCCGCGCCGCGATCGCGCAGCTGGAAAAAGAGGGTCTGCTGATCCGCCGCCCCAACTGCCGCCCGATCGTCCAGGCGCCCGCCGCGCCGGTCGCCGATGACCTGCCGACCGGCTCTCAGTTTCCCGCATCGCGGCTTGTCGCATTGATCATGTGGCACGGCGCCGCCTTGGGGGCGACCGGCACCGCCCAGCAGCGCATTTTCTGGGGCATGAATCAGGCGCTGGGGCAGGCGGGGTACCATGGCGTCTTTTTGGATCTCGGCGAGGAAGTCGGCACCGAGCAGGAGAACGCCGAGAGAGAAGCGACGCACCTTCGTTATGCGCTGGATCACGGGTTCGGGGGAATCATCTTCTACGCCTATGCGTATGACAGCAACCGCGAGCTGATTCAGGAAGTCTCCCGCAGAATGCCGCTCGTGCTGATCGACCGCATGGTTCCGGGCGTTGAGGCGGATTTCGTCGGGACCGAAAACCGGCAGGCGATGTTCGACGCCACCAAGTATTTGATTCGCCAGGGACACAAGCGCATCGCTTACGTCACAAAGGGCGAGTCGATCAACCCGGTCCAGGATCGACTGCAAGGCTATCTGCGCGCGCTGCGCGAGGAGTTCGCCTCCGACGCCTACGAAATGGTGCTGACGGCGCCGTTTTCCGACAGCAGCACCTGGTCCGTCTTCGACACCGTCTTCAAGCTTCCCGCCGAGGAGCGCCCGACCGCCGTGCTCTGCGTCAACGATATTGAAGCCGTGCGCGTCGCCAAGCGCCTCGCCGAACTCGGCCTCACCGTGCCGGAGGATGTCTCGCTGATCGGCTTCGACAACATCGTGCGAACGCTGCCCGGCGGGGTGGGGCTGACAACCGTAGGGCAGCCCTTTGAGGAGATCGGCAAAGCGGCGACCAAAATGTTCCTGCGCCGCGTGGACAGCGCCGCCGTTCCCCAGTCGCATGTCGAGCTCCCCGCGCAGCTCATCGAACGCGAGAGCAGCAAGTCGATCAGCGACGATTCGTCCGGGTAGCTTTGCGCATCCTCCGTTCACCTTCCAAACACCTGTTTTCGCGCGGAAAGCGCCGCCCCAACGGGCGGCGCTTTCTCTTTGCCGCCTTTCAGGTAAACTAAAGGCTAAAGAACGTGTTTTGGAAGGCCGATCATAAGATTGGCCGTGTTTTGAGGTTTTTTGATGACGAGCATTCCACCCGAGGATATGGAGATTTGCCTCCAGGTACTACAGCAAATCGCCAACTCCCGAGGGACCATTCGCCGCGATCAGCGGTTCAATAGTTTGATCTCCAAGGTTTACCGAGAAGGCAAGCGCATCGATCAGCAGATGGAAAAGGCGCGCCAGGAGCGCGAGGACCGCGCGCTGCTGGCGACGACCGCGATGGTGCAGATCCAGCGTGACGCGCCTCCCGCCGCCGCGCTGCCGGCGCCGCCCGAGGCGAGCTTCCGCAAGCTGAATCAGCCGGAGACTTGTTATATCTGCAAGCAGGAGTATACGGACGTCCACTTCTTCTATCACCTGCTGTGCCCAAAGTGCGCCGCCTACAACTACGAGATGCGCCATCTGAGCGCCGATCTCAAGGGGCGGACGGCGCTAGTGACCGGCGGGCGCGTCAAGATCGGGCATCAGATGGTGCTGCGGCTGCTGCGCGACGGCGCCAAGGTGATTGTGGTCACCCGTTTCCCGCACGCCGCCGCCAAACGGCTGGCGTCCGAGACGGATTCCGCCGACTGGATGGACCGTGTCCACCTGTATGGCCTGGATCTGCGCAATATTCCGGCGGTCGAAGAGTTCGCGCGCCACTTGCTGGCGACGGAATCGTCGCTCGATATTCTGATCCACAATGCGGCGCAGACGATTCGCCGCCCGCAGGGCTTCTATCAAGAGCTGGTGCGGCAGGAGCAGAATCCGAGCGAGACCGTGTCGCTGGAGGCGCGGCGTCTGGTGGCGCAGGGCGCCCCGTCGACGCTGGCGATCTCCGACAGTTCGGCGCTGCTGCCGGCCGTCATCCCCGGGATCTCCGCGAACGGCGCGGCGGCGCTGGCGACGGTGGCCGACGTTCTTCCCACGGACGCCCTGGAAGACAACGAGGAGCGCGCGGACTCGCGCGACGTCAACAGCTGGCTGCTGCGCCTCGACGATGTCAGCGCGCCCGAAATGCTCGAAGTGCAGCTGGTCAATTCCGTTGCTCCATTCCTGCTCAACAGCCGTTTGAAGGCGCTGATGATGCGCTCGCCGCGCGAGCGCCGGTTTATTGTCAACGTCTCGGCGGTCGAGGGCCAGTTCTCGCGTCACAAGACCGTGTTCCATCCCCATACCAACATGGCCAAGGCCGCGCTCAACATGATGACCCGCACCTCCGGCGACGACTACGCCAAGGACGGCATCTACATGACGAGCGTGGACACCGGCTGGGTAACCGACGAGAACCCGACCCCCAAGCGCCTTCGCAACCAGGACGTGCGCGGTTTCTTCGCGCCGCTCGATATCACAGACGGAATGGCGCGCATCTACCATCCCGTCGCCGAAGGCATTAACGACGAGAAGAAACCCTACTTCGGCGTCTTCCTCAAAGACTACGCGCCCTGCCCCTGGTGAACCGCCTCGCGATACTCCGCCGCTTCCGTTCGAAGGCGGCGGAGGAACAGCGCCAGTTCGTGCCGGACTTCCCGATAAAAATCCGAACCGCCGGCCCCGACCGCCGTTAGGGCCGGAGCGTGGTTGATGTACAGCATTGTCGCCGCGCCCATCGCCAGCAGCCGAAATCCCATCTCCCATAGCGGGCCATAGGTCCGGCCTTGCGTCCGCGCCATCCGGTCGCGATGGAAGGCGACGTGTCCGGCTTCGTCGCGCAGGATCAGCCGGCAGACGCCTTTGAGCGCGGCGTCGTCTCCGTGGTGGCAGAGCAATCGGTAATAGGCCGTGCTCACGATCTCCGTCACGAGCAGGATACTGAGCTCAAATCCCACGCCCAGGACCTGGCGTGAGAGACAAAACGCCGAGAAGCTCCAGTGCCCCTGGATACTGCGGCCCCCAAAACGCCGGACAAGCCCGCCGAGCAGGCGCGAGTGCTCCTTTTCCTCCACAAACCACATATCCACCAGCGCCTCGCGCGCCGTCGTCTCGCATCGGAAGCTGTCGGCGTTTCGGGCGATGAGCCGATCCGGTCCGCCGCCGTCGCCCAGTTCAAACTGCTCCAAAGATCTGAGCAGCGGTTTGATGACCCCGGGAGGCAGCGTTATCGGCGCATCCCACTCCGGCTCCAGGCGGTGTTCTTGGTTACCGCGAAAGTGCGACAGCCAGCGTTCGATGTCGACCACGGGATCGGTTCCCGGCGCGGCCTGGTCTTTGGGGCGGTCGTGGGGCAGGGCGTCTGTGTCAGGGGCTTTCAGGGACAGATCGAAGCTCATTGATATTCTCCTGTTTGTTCAGAGTACTTTGTAAAACAAAGTAATATTAGCATATCTCTTCTCCTGGGTCAAGTGGAAGTTTTTTTGGAAAGTTTTTAACGCGCTATTGGCGGACGACTGCGCAGGCGCCGCCAGCCTCGATGGAGATGGGCGGCGACGCGCGGAAGCGGATCCGCGAGCGTATACCGCCAGATGGTGTTTTGAAGCGTCGCGCCCGGCGTGCGCCTGGAGGCAAGGTAGGCTGGGTGAAAATGGGCGCAGACAAATTCCGTTGGAGCGCAGCGCGGCTGTGGGATTGGCGCATCCGCGGCGGCGAGACAGGCGAGGAGCGGGAAATTGACTCCGGCCGCCAGAGAGCCGAGCAGACTGGACCAGTAGCGCGGATTAAAGTCGAGCAGAAAGATCTCGCCCGTGCCGGCGTCTTCTCGGAAATCGAAGTTGGCGACTCCGCTCCAGTTCAGGATGTGGGCGAGCCGGCGGATGACGCTCAATATTCGCTCGTCTTCGAGAAACCGAATTCCCGCCGGCGGAGCGAATGGCCGTGCGCTGTAGATTCGGGTTTCCTGGATCGTGTACGCGAGGATGCGTCCATTTTGGCACAGGACGCTGCATCCCAGGTCTCGCCCCTGCACGATGCTTTGCACAATCGCCTCCGCCGGAGCGCCCGCGCCGTTTCGCAGCCACTCCGACAGCGCGGGAGCGCCTTCGAAGCGCTTTATGTTTTGTCCGCCGGAGCCGTGGATCGGTTTCACCAGCGCGGGAAATCGTATCCCGTTCAGAGCATCGGGCCGATGGGGATTTGCCAGAAGGAGAGTGGGAGGATGGGGAATCTGGTTGGCCTGGAGAAATGTCGCCAGCGCCCATTTATCGCCAATTCGATCCAGGGCGCTCACACAGGGAAGCGGCGGGAGGCGGACGCATATTTCCAGCTCCGCCCGATGTGCGACGCAGAACCGGATCGCCGGCTCCAGAACGGGAAATAAGATTTGCGCGCCGCTTCTGCGGACGGCGCCGCGCACCATATCGACCGTCAAATCGTTTATTGGGACGTCGTGAGTTTGAAAGGAGGCGCGGCGGCGGGAATAGCGCAGAGGCGGATGGGGATCGCGCGAAAGAACATGCAGTTCGACCTCCGGCGCCTGGGCCAGGCAGCGCCCGATTCCGATCGCTTGTTCACTTTCTCCATCCAGCAGCAGGACACGCAGGGAGGCGGTGGACATGGTTACCGCCAGTCCGTTCGCGGAAAGCGTCCGGACTGGCGGGTGCGATTGGGAATCGTGCGGAGATCCAATGTTGTCCTAACCGCCGTCTTCGTCGAGCAGGGAGTTCATCTGCGCGCTGAGCTGCTGGAGCGCCTGGGGCGAGGGCAGCATGCCGGCGATATCGCCGATCCCCGTCGAGTCGCCGCTGCCGGCGGCGCCCATAAGCTGGCTGAGGTCGCCGGGCGAGACTCCGAGAAGTCCCTGGTTGGAGCTCCCGACGCCGAGACCTCCCAGAGAAGAGAGCAGTTTTTGCAGTCCCGCGCCGGACATCCCGGAGAGGGCCTGTCCGGAATTTCCGCCGCCCAAACCGAGCGCCTGCATCGGGTTGCTACCGCCAAGATTGGTGAGCGCCTGCATGGGATTGGAGCCGCCCAGTCCCAGCGCCTGAAGCGGGTTGGTTCCGCCGATCGACAGCGCCTGCATCGGGTTGACGCCTCCCTGGCCGAGCGCCTGCATAGGATTTGCCCCGCCGAGACCGAGCGCTTGCAGCGGGTTTCCGCCGCCAAGACCGAGCGATTGGGGCGAGAGGTTTTGTTCGGGCGCGGCCTGACCGGTGGCGACATCATCCGTGACCGGCGTCATGCTGTCCAGCGGCATTCCGTCGCCGAGGGGGAAGCCCGTGGACGGCGTAACCGTATCGGTGCGCGTTGTCCCTTTGTGATAGCTGGACGGGATCATAAACGCGGTGGCCGCCAGCGTGTCCTGCTTGATCTGCGTGGCGTAGGACGTAATGGTGATATCGCCGGCCTGAGTGTTGCGGTACACAAGGCGATACGCCAGCGGCATGCCCTTAATTTTGGACATCTCGGATTGCAGCATGGCGGCGGGGCCGTCGATGAAGCCGCCGGCCGGCGGGGTCGGCAGATCGGACGCGGCCCAGATCTCTCCGGCGATCGGGCTGTTGGGAAGGACCGAGCTGGTCAAGGTGACGGCGTAACGGCGTACGGGATGCCCAAGCATCTGCTGCGTCTGGCTGGTCGGCGTGATCGAGCACGTCATCGATCCGGCGGCCTTCTGGAAGGGATCGTAGGGACCGATCGAGTAGGAAAGCGTCTGCCGGTTCAGAGTGAACTGGTTTCCGGATTCGGCGTTGACTACGGTGGTGGTCTGCCCCATGTCGGTGCGCAGGCGCTGGCCTTTCAGATATGTGGTCGTGATCCAGGGCGCTCCGGTCAGCATGGGGCTGAGCATTCCGAGCAGGGGAGCGCGCTGCGCCTGCGGAATCTCCGCGAGCATGCTCTTGACGCCCGGCGCATCGATGGTGGTCGTCTGCACGACCTGGAGGTCCGCGTGGGCCGGCTGCGAAGCCGCCGCGGCGACCGTGAGAATTACGAACCCCGTCGAGATTTTCATGGGTGATATTCCTCCGCCGATTATTGCATTCCAATCACAAAGACGGCGCAAACGCCGGTCAGCTTCAAATCGTTCTTTTAGTCCTTTATACCATGTTGCGGAGGACAAAACCATCACGATTCCCGCCCTTCGCCTCGGAATTTGTTGCGCCGAGTAATGGTTCAGATTTGGTATCAGTGTTGTCTTGACGGTAGTACCATTTTGTGTTAAAATAAAGGTGTTGTCTTTCGTCGTCGAAAAGCGCTTTTTCTCTTGGCGGCGACACTTCTTTTTCGTCTGAAATCACTATCGAAACGAGCGCGGTTATGAACAAACGTCCCACTCCAGCACAGCGATGCTTTACCAGCCCGGCCATTGAGGCGGCGATCACGGAGGTCGGCGGTCGTATTCGCGACCCAGAGATCGCCGCGCTTTTCGTCAACTGCCTCCCGAACACTCTGGACACCACCGTCACCGTGGGAAGTGATGCGGACGGCCGTCCCGACACGTTCGTCGTGACCGGCGATATCGACGCGATGTGGCTGCGGGACTCGACCAACCAGGTCTGGCCGTATCTGCGGTTCGTGACGGCGGATCCCACGCTCAGCCGCTTGATCCAGGGCGTCATCCATCGCCAGGCGCGCTGTGTGCTGATCGATCCTTACGCCAACGCCTTTAACCGCGAGCCCAAGCCGAGCCACTGGATGTCCGATCATACCGTGATGACGCCCGATCTCCACGAGCGCAAGTACGAACTGGACAGCCTTTGCGCCGTGATCCGTCTGTCCGCCGGCTACTACGCCGCGAGCAAGGACGCTTCGTGTTTCGACGCGCGCTGGAGCGACGCCATGCGTAAGATCGTCGCGACGATCCGCCACGAGCAGGCGGGCTCCGATGAGAACAGCAAGGACGACTATCGGTTCCAGCGCGATTCGCCGAACCCAACCGAGACGCTCGCCTGCGGCGGCTTTGGACAGCCGGCGAACCGCTGCGGCCTGAGTAAATCCCCATTCCGCCCGTCGGACGACGCCGCGATGCTGCCGTTTTTGATCCCCGCCAACGCCATGGCCGTCGTTTGCCTGCGCCAGCTCGCCGAGATCTGGAGCGGTCCGTGCGCGCTGCCGGAGGACGCGGCCGGCGCGCTGGCGCTCGCCGAGGAGATCGAGCGGGGGATCCGGACCCACGCCGTGGTTCAGCACCCTGAGCACGGCGAGATCTTTGCCTATGAAGTTGACGGTTACGGCTCGCACTATCTGATGGACGACGCCAACGTTCCCAGCCTCGTCAGCCTGCCGTACCTGGGATACTGCGCTCCCGACGATCCGACCTACCAGCGGACCCGCGCGTTCGTTCTGAGCGCCTCCAACCCGTACTTCGCCTCCGGACAGGCCGCGAGCGGCGTCGGCAGCCCGCACACGGGCCGCGGCACGATCTGGCCGATGGCCTTGATCATGCAGGCGCTGACCTCGCAGTCCCAGGAGGAAGTCCGCCAGTGCCTTACCACGCTGCGCGATACGCACGCGGGAACCTGGTTCATGCACGAATCGATCTGGAAGGACGACGCCGCGAACTACACGCGCAGCTGGTTCGCCTGGGCCAACACGCTGTTCGGCGAGCTGATCCTGACGATTGATTCCAAATACCCCGGCCTGCTGGAGAGCTTCTGACCGAGAGCGCACCAATCTCACAAAAGAAAAACCCTCTGTGAGATTCTGGTTTACTTCGGGATTATTTTGGTCGCATTTTGCATTGACATCGTTGCATGAGTGTGATATACTTTTGGCGTCGGAGTTTACTCTGGTCATTATTATCACACTTTCGCGCCGATGTCTTTTTTTGGAAAGGTCACACCATGAAATCCCGCCGCACCCAAAAGTCTGGTTTCACCCTGATCGAGCTTCTCGTTGTTATCGCTATCATTGCGATTCTCGCCGCCATTCTTTTCCCCGTCTTCGCCAAAGCCCGCGAGAAGGCGCGCCAGATCGCATGCCTCTCGAACTTGAAGCAGCTAAGCCTGGGGATCATGCAGTACACGCAGGACAACGACGAACTGCTTTGCCCCTCGTTCTATGGATACGCCCAAGGGTGGGGCGGCTACATCTATCCGTATGTCAAGAGCACCGGCGTTTATACCTGCCCCGATGATTCCACGGCCGCCGTGACGACCGCCAATGGAAAAGTCGGCGCCGTCAGCTATGCGATGAATACCGATCTCGCAAACTTCGGGAACGCCGTTTATATGCCCGGTCATTCGCTCGCGGAACTGACGTCGCCATCGAATACCGTCCTGTTTCTCGAAGTCGCGGGCGACACCGCCGATGTGACGAAGCTCGATGAAGACACGAACTTCGGGACGAGCAAACCGCCGGCGCACTATATGAGCGCCAGCACCAACGGGCTGGATACTGCTCCCAATGCGATCAATGGTCTCTATGGCGGGGATGGCACCGACGGTCTTCACAACCCGGTATTCGCGACGGGGCATCCGCTTGGGACGATCCCCGGCGAGGGCGGCCAGCCCCGGCACACCGACGGCGCGAACTACGCCGCGACGGATGGGCATGTCAAGTATCTTCGCCCGACACAGGTCTCG from Capsulimonas corticalis harbors:
- a CDS encoding DUF1559 domain-containing protein; translated protein: MKSRRTQKSGFTLIELLVVIAIIAILAAILFPVFAKAREKARQIACLSNLKQLSLGIMQYTQDNDELLCPSFYGYAQGWGGYIYPYVKSTGVYTCPDDSTAAVTTANGKVGAVSYAMNTDLANFGNAVYMPGHSLAELTSPSNTVLFLEVAGDTADVTKLDEDTNFGTSKPPAHYMSASTNGLDTAPNAINGLYGGDGTDGLHNPVFATGHPLGTIPGEGGQPRHTDGANYAATDGHVKYLRPTQVSSGDNAVNSTDPQSIVNRKAAGTDNMTLDGTTHVTMTFSTK